The Novosphingobium sp. Gsoil 351 genome contains the following window.
GCTCTTATAGATCGACTTGTGCTTCTCGCGCGGCGAAATCGCGGTGCGCACGCGGTTCTCGACCGGCGAGATGTAGAGAAGTTTCTCGACCTCGACGGTGCGGGTGACCGTGCGCCCGCCAACCTCTTCGTTCTGGGTCTGGGTGGTGCGGAACGGGACGACGATCACCGGCCCGGCGATCACCTGCGGCCCGCCCCACCCTGCGGCGATCGCCGCCTGCGCGGTCCGCGACTGATCCTGACGATCGTAGACCAGTGCATAGACCAGCATGAGGGGAATGATGAGAACCGCGGCCACGATCGCCACGAACAGCAGCTTCATCCCCGGGCTGCGCTCGCGCACGGTCGATATTGCCGGCATAGCCATCATCTCATCCCCTCAATTCATCGACAGAAAAGAACGCTTCGTCGCTGAATGAGGGGTGAATGACCGATCAGTCCGCCGCTTCGTTCTGCATCTCGGAAATCGTCTCGTCCAGTTGCTCCAACACATCCCGGCGGACGTCGGCGGGCATGTCGTGGTTGGCCGCGATGCTGGCGCGCGCCTTGCGGACACCCGCTAGGGCCGCGGCTTTGGCCTCGCCCGCCTTTCCGCAGAGCACCACGCGGGTGCGATTGAGCGATTTTTTGGAGCCACTATCGAGGTCGTGCGAGAAGTCGGCGTTGGCCCAGGTTGGTCCGCCCTTGCAGCCATCGAAGGCCATCGCGAGCGCCATGCCTTCGTGAGCCTGGCCGTCGTGCATGATCATCCTGCGAACTTCCCGCCGCGTTCCTGGTGCTGCAGGAGGTACGCCGGGGACCGGCGGAACGGGTGGAACCGGCGCGACGACATCCGCCTCGCCCAGCTGGTCGAGGTGCTCCAGGTGCGCTTCCAGCTTTTTCTCGTCGATCGGCTCGTCCGAGCGGATGACGATCGTCTTGCCGTTCTTGACGATTTTGCGTTCGAACATCTTACCCGGCTTGCCATCGTGGTCGGCGTGCTTGGTCATGATCATCACGTGCTTCTCGATACGCGGCTCATCTGGAGCGGTAGGGACGCCTGCCGGCGCGGCTGGTGGGGTCGGCGCGGCAGGCGCCGCCGCCGCATCCTGACCGGCATAGACCACTGTCGCGGTCAGCGGCAGCGCGAGCGCGGCGCCCGCGGCCAAAGTCCAGCGGCCGATGCTCCGGCGGCGCGGCGAAATGTCGCTCATGGTCAGGCTCCTCAGACGGTGGACGATCGATTTGTCGCCAAGAACGGGACAGGCCATCGGCGCGGCGAGCGCGGTGCCGTGGCCGAGCCGCTCGCCCGCGGCGAACGAGGCGATCACCCGGGCATAGGCGGCGCGGGTGCGGGCGTCGCATCCGGCCATCGCGCGGGCGTCGCATGCGGCCTCCTGGTCGCGGCGCATCGCGTTCCACGCGGCCCAGGCGAGCGGGTTGAACCAGTGCAGCGCCAGCAAGGGCTGCGCGACGATGTTGGCGATCAGATCCTTGCCACGATGGTGGGCCAGTTCGTGCTCGATCGCCAGGGCGCGCTCGGCCAGCACGCCGGTGATGAGAAAGCGCGGGGGCAGCACGATCACCTTGTCGCGCACGCCCAGCGCCACCGGAGCATCGACCGCAGGGCTCTCTACGATCCGCACGCCCTCGCGGCAATCGACCTCCACCGCGCCCGTCAGCAGCCGCCGTCGCATCGCCCGGTACTCGAGCCAGCGCGCGACCAGGAACAGCACCGCGCCGAGCAGCCAGGCGATGGTCAGCAGCAGCGCCCACGGGATGACGACCTCGGGCGTGGCGGGGGTCGCCAGGGTCACCGTGATGACCTCCGCACCCGCCGCCGCCGGGACTGAAGCGGGGGCGGCGGGCGCGAAGCCGGCGGGAAGCGGGATCGGCGGCAGCGCGAAACGCAGCAGCGGCAGCAGCCACAGCGCGTAGGACATCCCCGGCCCAAAGGCGCGCGCGACCGGGCGGCGCAGCACCAGCACGGCGGCGATCAGTACGCCGGTCCACACCAGCGTATCGGTCAGGAACGAAGCGAAACCGGCGATCATTGGCCTTCTCCCTTGCGCTTCAATGTTTCCAGCAATGCCTCGATCTCGGCGATGTCGCTATCGGTCAGCGCCTCGGCCGCGGCGAGATGCGCAACCAGCGGGGCGGCGCGCCCACCGAACAGGCGATCGACCAGCCGTCGCGATTCGCCCCGCAGATAGCGCGCGCGCGGGATCGCGGGCGAATAGAGGAAGCGGCGGCCCTCGGCCTCGGTGGTCACCGCGTTCTTGGCGACGAGCCGCGAGAGCAGCGTCTTGACCGTGGCCAGCGTCCAATCGCGATCGTCACAGACTTCCTCGCAGACCTCGGCCGCCGTCAGCGGCGCCCGCGTCCACAACGCCTCCATCACCGCATGCTCGGCATCGGAGATTCGCTCGCCGGTATCGCTGCCCATGGACTCGGCCCCTCGCCGTTTACGTGTGTAGTCGACTACGGTTGTAAACATGAAGCGTGGATGAACGGAGAGACAGGTTTGGCGAACGATCCGGATCGGATCGATCCGCCGTTGGCCGGGTTACCAATTTTTGGTATCGTGCGGTCATGGCCAAGAAGACCACCTCTATCGCCCTCGGCGACCCCTTCGTTCAGTTCGCCCAGCGCAAGGTCGAATCGGGCGAGTTCGGCTCAACCAGCGAAGTCGTGCGCGAAGCGATGCGGCAGTACATGGTCGAGGATACGCGGATCGTGGCGCTGCGTACGATGATCCAGAAGTCGCTGGATAGCGGGCCCGCGCGACCATTCGACTGGGACGCCTTCATGGAGCGGAAGTTCGGCCCGGAAGGCGATGCGTAAAGTCATCGTCCGGCCGGACGCGGAGGCCGACATCGAAGAATGCGCCGATTACACCATCGGGCAATGGGGCCACGAACGGGCCAGAAGGTATGTCGGCGAGCTGCGACGGGCGATGGAAGGTCTGGCGACCACGGCGCTGCGCTATCCGCTCTACGACGACGTGCATCCCGGCCTGCGCCGGGAGCGCAGCGGGAAGCACCAAATCTATTATCTGGCGTTCACGGATCGCGTGGAAGTCCTCAACGTAATCCACGTCCAGCGCGATCCGGGACTGCATTTGAAGGCGGAGACTTGGGCGGATCGGGAGGAAGGAATAATGCCGGACCAGGGAGATCAAATCGGGCTCAGGCATTAAACCGCGCGCCTGCCGCAACCGTCATATCTCAAAGTATTTTTGCGCCGGGCATCAAATCAATAGACCCGCTTCTTCGGCTTGATGTACTCCGCGTCGTCGGTGAGCGTATACTCGTGGACCGGGCGG
Protein-coding sequences here:
- a CDS encoding type II toxin-antitoxin system ParD family antitoxin; translated protein: MAKKTTSIALGDPFVQFAQRKVESGEFGSTSEVVREAMRQYMVEDTRIVALRTMIQKSLDSGPARPFDWDAFMERKFGPEGDA
- a CDS encoding M56 family metallopeptidase; the encoded protein is MIAGFASFLTDTLVWTGVLIAAVLVLRRPVARAFGPGMSYALWLLPLLRFALPPIPLPAGFAPAAPASVPAAAGAEVITVTLATPATPEVVIPWALLLTIAWLLGAVLFLVARWLEYRAMRRRLLTGAVEVDCREGVRIVESPAVDAPVALGVRDKVIVLPPRFLITGVLAERALAIEHELAHHRGKDLIANIVAQPLLALHWFNPLAWAAWNAMRRDQEAACDARAMAGCDARTRAAYARVIASFAAGERLGHGTALAAPMACPVLGDKSIVHRLRSLTMSDISPRRRSIGRWTLAAGAALALPLTATVVYAGQDAAAAPAAPTPPAAPAGVPTAPDEPRIEKHVMIMTKHADHDGKPGKMFERKIVKNGKTIVIRSDEPIDEKKLEAHLEHLDQLGEADVVAPVPPVPPVPGVPPAAPGTRREVRRMIMHDGQAHEGMALAMAFDGCKGGPTWANADFSHDLDSGSKKSLNRTRVVLCGKAGEAKAAALAGVRKARASIAANHDMPADVRRDVLEQLDETISEMQNEAAD
- a CDS encoding type II toxin-antitoxin system RelE/ParE family toxin, yielding MRKVIVRPDAEADIEECADYTIGQWGHERARRYVGELRRAMEGLATTALRYPLYDDVHPGLRRERSGKHQIYYLAFTDRVEVLNVIHVQRDPGLHLKAETWADREEGIMPDQGDQIGLRH
- a CDS encoding BlaI/MecI/CopY family transcriptional regulator, producing the protein MGSDTGERISDAEHAVMEALWTRAPLTAAEVCEEVCDDRDWTLATVKTLLSRLVAKNAVTTEAEGRRFLYSPAIPRARYLRGESRRLVDRLFGGRAAPLVAHLAAAEALTDSDIAEIEALLETLKRKGEGQ